A window of Cohnella herbarum contains these coding sequences:
- a CDS encoding carbohydrate ABC transporter permease gives MRRLGYGDRTMVIAIYFLLVLLAFTTFYPFWNALVISFNEGKDTALGGITFWPRAWTLDNYDTVFKDKRLVGAFSVTIMRTIVGTITSIIATSILAYGMTKRELIGRKFYMVVCIITMYFGGGLIPTYLLIRGIGLDNSFWVYIIPSLISVWNMIIFRTFFNGLPDGLQESAKIDGCGNWGTYFRIVLPLSGPVIATLALFTAVYHWNEWFLPSIYITNENLIPIQTLLQQVLNTNVITANTSALDTASQAILGRMQSITSKSLSMAIMMVATVPIVCVYPFVQRFFVKGVLIGSLKE, from the coding sequence GTGAGAAGACTTGGTTACGGAGATCGTACGATGGTTATTGCGATTTATTTTCTCCTAGTACTGCTTGCATTTACAACCTTCTATCCGTTCTGGAACGCGTTGGTTATTTCCTTCAACGAAGGCAAAGATACCGCGCTTGGCGGAATTACTTTCTGGCCCAGAGCTTGGACTTTGGACAATTACGATACCGTATTCAAGGATAAAAGATTGGTAGGCGCCTTCTCCGTTACAATCATGCGGACGATCGTCGGTACGATTACCTCGATTATTGCGACTTCGATACTAGCTTACGGAATGACGAAGAGAGAATTGATCGGCCGCAAGTTTTATATGGTCGTATGCATCATTACGATGTATTTCGGCGGCGGATTGATTCCAACGTACTTGCTCATTCGCGGTATCGGATTAGACAATTCTTTCTGGGTTTACATTATTCCTTCGCTTATAAGCGTCTGGAACATGATTATATTTCGAACCTTCTTTAACGGCTTGCCGGACGGCTTGCAAGAGTCCGCGAAAATCGACGGTTGCGGCAACTGGGGGACCTACTTCCGTATCGTTCTCCCATTGTCCGGTCCCGTCATTGCGACATTGGCGCTATTCACGGCGGTATACCATTGGAACGAATGGTTCTTGCCCAGCATCTACATCACCAACGAAAATTTGATTCCGATTCAGACGTTACTTCAGCAAGTTCTCAATACGAACGTCATAACCGCGAACACATCGGCGTTGGATACGGCTTCGCAAGCGATATTAGGAAGAATGCAGAGCATTACGAGCAAGTCTCTGTCGATGGCAATTATGATGGTGGCCACCGTTCCGATCGTGTGCGTCTACCCGTTCGTGCAAAGATTTTTCGTCAAAGGCGTGTTGATCGGATCCCTCAAGGAATAA
- a CDS encoding extracellular solute-binding protein, with translation MRSRKALLVSVAVLMVLTVILAGCAGKNNNGGNQAASNASSPPSASSSEAAPSESASEEAPPADIYEVGKEPLEFSFYGHYDWYSMPKWGEDAASKWIKENKKVNITAVQSANNAKQKLNTMMAANDLPDVIWADRHSADIKLLIESDMLVPFDDYIDKYPNLKKWLSTEAINMLRSDDGKLYQFPNWYTNQPNGNAGYVVNKKIYKELGSPKLETTDDLYEYLKAVKSKYSDVVPFEPELVIDGQGLDVLYTAFQENALNRWVGNRSIPKDGKMTSVFEDTAFRESMQFAAKLFREKLMTQDALTQTRDQVKEKVLNGKVAVYASSSPTDFAAEADGILSKSDPDAGYFVTWPIAKPGLDKNKIFPGTYSKLGWNVSVITKAAENPEAIFAFLDWYTGPEGQRVLMWGPEGGYWNGLEDDGITPIFTEKYASDKEGLAKLQADSNNIFWNGNTVFLDTTKAKYESTLPMEQRNWNTHYQYEVTWKTQADATEYSVNMLPSKDSEAGIATQAVEDIFDEYRAKALYGKNDDDVLKILDEANEKAFAVGYQKQLDYQTEAWQANVKKMNGN, from the coding sequence ATGAGAAGCAGAAAAGCTTTACTCGTTTCGGTCGCAGTCCTAATGGTTTTAACGGTTATCCTCGCCGGTTGCGCCGGCAAAAACAACAACGGAGGAAATCAAGCGGCGTCGAACGCCAGCAGTCCTCCTTCGGCAAGCAGCAGCGAAGCGGCACCTAGCGAGAGCGCATCCGAGGAAGCTCCTCCGGCCGATATTTACGAAGTAGGGAAAGAGCCTTTGGAATTTAGTTTCTATGGTCACTATGATTGGTATTCGATGCCGAAATGGGGAGAGGATGCGGCTTCTAAGTGGATCAAAGAAAACAAAAAAGTAAATATCACGGCCGTACAATCCGCAAACAACGCCAAACAAAAGCTGAACACGATGATGGCCGCGAACGATCTGCCGGACGTGATCTGGGCGGATCGCCATTCCGCGGATATCAAATTGCTGATTGAGTCGGATATGCTTGTTCCGTTCGACGACTATATCGATAAATATCCGAACTTGAAAAAATGGTTGAGCACGGAAGCGATTAATATGCTTCGCAGCGACGACGGCAAACTGTATCAGTTTCCGAACTGGTATACCAACCAACCGAACGGTAACGCCGGATATGTCGTAAATAAAAAAATCTACAAAGAGCTCGGTTCCCCTAAGTTGGAAACGACGGATGATTTGTACGAATACCTCAAAGCCGTTAAATCCAAATATAGCGACGTAGTCCCTTTCGAGCCGGAACTCGTTATCGACGGTCAAGGCTTGGATGTGCTGTACACCGCATTCCAAGAAAACGCTCTTAACCGTTGGGTAGGTAATCGCTCGATTCCTAAAGATGGCAAAATGACGTCCGTATTCGAAGATACCGCATTCCGTGAATCCATGCAGTTCGCGGCTAAGCTGTTCCGCGAGAAACTGATGACCCAAGATGCATTAACCCAAACCCGCGATCAAGTGAAAGAAAAAGTATTGAACGGTAAAGTTGCCGTGTACGCAAGCTCTAGTCCGACCGACTTTGCGGCGGAAGCGGACGGCATTCTGTCCAAATCCGATCCGGATGCCGGTTACTTCGTGACATGGCCGATCGCTAAGCCTGGATTGGACAAAAACAAAATCTTCCCCGGAACTTATAGTAAATTAGGATGGAACGTAAGCGTAATTACGAAAGCAGCCGAAAATCCGGAAGCGATCTTCGCATTCCTTGACTGGTACACGGGACCTGAAGGACAACGCGTTCTTATGTGGGGACCTGAAGGCGGATACTGGAATGGTTTAGAGGATGATGGAATTACTCCGATCTTCACGGAGAAATATGCTTCCGACAAAGAAGGTCTTGCTAAGCTGCAAGCTGATTCGAACAATATTTTCTGGAACGGCAACACGGTATTCCTCGATACGACGAAAGCGAAGTACGAGTCGACGCTGCCGATGGAACAGCGCAACTGGAATACGCATTACCAATATGAAGTCACTTGGAAAACGCAAGCGGACGCTACGGAATATTCCGTAAACATGCTTCCTTCCAAAGACTCCGAAGCCGGTATCGCTACTCAAGCCGTTGAAGATATCTTCGACGAGTACAGAGCGAAGGCGCTGTACGGCAAGAACGACGACGATGTTCTCAAAATTCTCGATGAAGCGAACGAAAAAGCATTCGCCGTTGGTTACCAGAAACAGTTGGATTACCAAACGGAAGCATGGCAAGCCAACGTTAAGAAAATGAACGGAAACTAA
- a CDS encoding response regulator, producing the protein MYRVLLADDEVLDLEGMRKFIPWREMGLEVVGAVNNGFAACEVIDREPIDILVTDIRMPNMSGLELAKRALQKQEHLRIIFVSGHQDFNYVKQAISLNAHGYVLKPMDDKELIDSLGRLCQDLNQKKRDRETEHAFKQMVPIVKNEYLMKLLDGEMNDSSSEILDHEYGLDSLTWPAKVAIVEIDDYSWKLNPYKDEKRDKLIGNFYGELSSDFHDYGIGHACKISKQRTALILDEKVDHEDLRELIARIKTTFPFTITIGLGESVSGITELHVSYSQAVEAIDSKMFRGKGKLITYDKVGSTDIQEIRNMDERVEAMLAAMSRYDLVGIHDELHGLFQTSTKIGSRITIHNFAMYLVMKLNEYLRTMNEDLFKLLGMELKNLDILLQFETIDDIHKWLRNRVFEISEILFTKKQTKNGKLVQSILASVSDRLEDNITLREVADQFSFSPNYLGVLFKEETGQNFSDYIISLRMEKAQQLLRATNLKIYEVASQVGYRYLPYFSRQFKETIGMTPLEFRRKR; encoded by the coding sequence ATGTACAGGGTGCTGCTTGCGGATGATGAAGTACTGGACCTAGAAGGCATGCGTAAGTTCATACCTTGGCGTGAAATGGGCTTGGAAGTCGTCGGAGCGGTAAACAACGGGTTCGCGGCGTGCGAGGTCATCGACAGAGAGCCGATCGATATCCTCGTCACGGATATCCGCATGCCGAATATGTCGGGATTAGAGCTGGCGAAGAGAGCTCTGCAGAAGCAGGAGCATCTAAGAATTATTTTCGTAAGCGGTCATCAGGATTTTAATTACGTAAAACAAGCCATTTCGCTGAATGCGCATGGTTATGTGCTAAAGCCGATGGATGACAAAGAATTAATCGATTCATTAGGCAGGCTCTGTCAGGATCTTAATCAAAAAAAGCGGGATAGGGAAACGGAGCATGCGTTCAAGCAGATGGTTCCGATCGTGAAGAACGAATATCTAATGAAATTGCTGGACGGCGAGATGAATGATTCCTCATCGGAAATACTGGACCATGAGTACGGATTGGACAGTTTAACTTGGCCGGCTAAGGTGGCTATCGTGGAAATCGACGATTATTCATGGAAACTGAACCCGTATAAAGACGAGAAAAGAGATAAGTTAATCGGCAACTTCTACGGCGAATTGTCGAGCGACTTTCATGACTACGGAATCGGGCATGCCTGCAAAATCTCGAAGCAAAGAACGGCATTAATTCTGGACGAGAAGGTTGACCACGAAGACTTAAGAGAACTGATCGCGCGAATAAAGACGACGTTTCCCTTTACGATCACGATCGGCTTGGGCGAATCGGTAAGCGGAATAACCGAATTGCACGTGTCGTATTCCCAAGCCGTCGAAGCTATCGACTCGAAGATGTTCAGGGGGAAAGGCAAATTAATTACGTACGACAAAGTGGGAAGCACGGATATACAAGAGATCAGAAACATGGATGAGCGAGTGGAGGCGATGTTGGCTGCGATGTCGCGGTACGATCTCGTCGGAATTCACGATGAGTTGCACGGGTTATTCCAAACTTCGACGAAGATTGGATCGAGAATAACGATCCATAACTTCGCCATGTACTTAGTCATGAAGCTCAACGAATATTTACGTACCATGAACGAGGATCTTTTCAAATTGCTTGGAATGGAACTCAAAAATCTGGATATTTTGCTGCAATTCGAAACGATCGACGATATTCATAAATGGCTTCGCAATCGGGTATTCGAAATTTCCGAAATTTTATTTACGAAGAAACAAACGAAGAACGGCAAGCTGGTACAGTCCATTCTGGCAAGCGTAAGCGACCGTTTAGAGGATAACATTACGTTACGGGAAGTGGCGGATCAATTCTCGTTCTCTCCCAATTACCTCGGCGTTCTATTCAAAGAGGAAACGGGTCAGAATTTCAGCGATTATATCATTTCGCTTCGAATGGAGAAAGCTCAGCAGCTCTTAAGGGCTACGAATCTAAAAATTTACGAGGTCGCAAGCCAAGTCGGGTACCGTTATTTGCCCTATTTCAGCCGTCAATTCAAAGAGACGATCGGGATGACGCCGCTAGAATTTCGAAGGAAACGCTAA
- a CDS encoding cache domain-containing sensor histidine kinase yields the protein MPFGHKLMLSYSAFIIIPVLLVSYIANSVFVDSFRKQTSSNIQGTLQQMKDNIMYKMDDIRRVSDLLYYDDTIAENLRHYEMGWVTYEATKKHLLPRFRTANETANIKAWLSFYFHNESFNEIYNLWEDSDPLLRNPRVLEWFHIKRILEKDWYRHFPEENYGDTMQWVRIEDDEKAGRISLLRRLVDITQSEMKEIGMLRISVYISDLFESVDFKKIGEGTTIFVLDENQRIVISSGSPGLMKGDVWSSSDQGEHLDIQQALPELNWNLVALVPSKLTDGDTAKVQKLTLFVCLACFIIFSIAGIFISRFFSKRVSKIVSVLDSFQEGEFHKRILFKGNDEFTRISSALNDMGYNIGGLIREVYLTNLQKKEAELASLQAQINPHFLYNTLSSISRLAKFGEVDKLQQMVLDLAKFYRLSLNNGNNIISIYNEFEQVKAYIDIQKTKYEERMQIHYDIQMEIFYYETLKLILQPFVENILEHAWCGDSINIRITGTIENGIIVLQIIDDGIGFQRDTIKLIFGSASHTIQAGYGIRNVDQRIKLQYGREYGVTIASRPGIGSTVRVAFPAKAI from the coding sequence ATGCCTTTCGGGCATAAGCTTATGCTTTCCTATTCTGCCTTCATCATTATTCCGGTGCTGCTGGTAAGCTATATCGCCAACTCCGTGTTCGTCGATTCCTTTCGCAAACAAACGAGCAGCAACATTCAAGGAACTTTACAGCAGATGAAAGACAATATCATGTATAAAATGGATGACATAAGAAGGGTCTCCGATCTGCTATACTACGACGATACGATAGCGGAAAACCTTCGCCATTACGAAATGGGTTGGGTGACGTACGAAGCGACGAAAAAGCATCTGTTGCCCAGATTCCGTACGGCGAACGAAACGGCGAACATAAAGGCATGGTTGTCTTTTTATTTTCACAATGAATCCTTTAACGAAATTTATAACTTATGGGAAGATTCCGATCCGCTGCTTAGGAATCCAAGAGTGTTAGAGTGGTTCCATATCAAACGAATCTTGGAGAAGGATTGGTACCGTCATTTTCCCGAGGAAAATTACGGGGATACGATGCAATGGGTTAGAATCGAAGACGACGAAAAAGCGGGCCGAATCTCACTGCTTAGAAGATTAGTGGACATTACCCAAAGCGAAATGAAAGAAATCGGAATGCTTCGGATAAGCGTGTATATATCGGATTTGTTCGAAAGCGTAGATTTCAAGAAGATCGGAGAAGGAACGACCATCTTCGTCTTGGATGAAAATCAGCGCATCGTAATCTCCTCCGGATCTCCGGGATTAATGAAGGGCGATGTTTGGAGTAGCTCCGATCAGGGCGAACATCTCGATATTCAGCAAGCTCTGCCGGAGTTGAATTGGAATCTGGTTGCTCTTGTTCCTTCGAAGTTGACCGATGGCGATACGGCCAAAGTACAGAAACTGACCTTGTTTGTTTGCTTAGCGTGTTTTATTATTTTCTCGATCGCGGGTATTTTTATTTCCCGGTTTTTCTCCAAGCGCGTGTCCAAGATCGTATCCGTGTTGGATTCCTTCCAGGAAGGAGAATTCCACAAGCGGATTTTATTCAAAGGCAACGACGAATTTACGAGGATATCGTCCGCCTTGAACGATATGGGATACAATATCGGCGGCCTTATCCGGGAAGTCTATTTGACGAATCTGCAGAAGAAAGAAGCGGAACTGGCTTCCCTTCAAGCTCAGATCAATCCGCACTTCCTATACAATACGTTATCCTCCATCAGTCGTCTGGCAAAATTCGGAGAAGTGGACAAACTGCAGCAGATGGTATTGGATTTGGCCAAGTTCTATCGCCTGTCGCTTAATAACGGAAATAACATTATTTCGATCTATAACGAGTTCGAGCAGGTCAAAGCTTATATCGATATCCAGAAAACGAAATACGAAGAACGAATGCAGATCCATTACGATATCCAAATGGAAATCTTCTATTACGAAACGTTAAAGCTTATTCTGCAACCGTTCGTGGAGAATATACTGGAGCATGCTTGGTGCGGGGATAGCATTAATATTCGGATCACGGGGACGATCGAGAACGGAATCATCGTTCTTCAGATCATCGACGATGGCATAGGCTTTCAGAGGGATACGATTAAACTGATTTTTGGATCGGCAAGCCATACGATTCAAGCGGGATACGGTATTCGCAACGTAGATCAGCGCATTAAGCTGCAGTATGGCCGAGAATACGGCGTGACGATCGCCAGCAGGCCGGGGATCGGATCGACGGTCCGGGTGGCATTCCCGGCGAAAGCCATTTAA
- a CDS encoding YitT family protein, whose protein sequence is MPRNKTHKKPTFADFLKKFIFITIGAILMAVALEIFLVPNEIIDGGITGISIVLSEITSVPLGIFIFVINLPFLFIGYKQIGKTFAISTLYGVAVMSITTALLHHVEPFTNEKILAVLYGGLILGLGVGLVIRFGGALDGSEIVAILLSKKMRIPVGQIIMFINVFIFIVAGFVFGADSAMYSIFSFYMAAKVMDIVVEGLDESKSVTIISGEHEEISEAIMDRLGRNTTLIYAKGGYTKEDTQMIYCVVTRLEVAKLKAVVHEIDPKAFISIQNVADVLGGNIEKKSIH, encoded by the coding sequence ATGCCCAGAAACAAAACACACAAGAAGCCGACTTTCGCCGATTTTCTGAAGAAGTTCATCTTTATTACGATCGGGGCCATATTAATGGCCGTAGCGCTCGAAATTTTCCTCGTTCCGAATGAAATCATCGACGGCGGTATAACCGGTATCTCGATCGTCTTATCGGAGATTACTTCTGTACCCCTCGGTATATTTATATTCGTCATTAACTTGCCATTCCTATTTATCGGTTATAAGCAAATCGGCAAGACCTTCGCCATATCGACGCTGTACGGGGTCGCGGTCATGTCGATTACGACGGCACTGCTGCATCACGTTGAACCATTTACGAACGAGAAAATACTCGCGGTCTTGTATGGGGGGCTGATCCTAGGCTTAGGAGTAGGACTGGTCATTCGTTTCGGAGGCGCGCTGGACGGTTCGGAGATCGTTGCGATACTGTTGTCCAAGAAAATGCGCATTCCCGTCGGACAGATCATTATGTTCATTAACGTATTTATTTTCATCGTTGCCGGTTTCGTGTTCGGCGCGGATTCGGCCATGTATTCCATATTTTCATTTTATATGGCGGCTAAAGTCATGGATATCGTGGTGGAGGGACTCGATGAATCCAAATCGGTTACGATCATTTCCGGAGAGCACGAGGAAATATCCGAAGCGATCATGGACAGATTGGGAAGAAACACGACCTTGATCTATGCCAAAGGCGGCTACACGAAAGAAGATACCCAGATGATCTATTGCGTCGTGACCAGGCTTGAAGTGGCGAAGCTGAAAGCCGTCGTGCACGAAATCGATCCTAAAGCCTTCATCTCCATTCAGAACGTCGCGGACGTATTGGGCGGAAATATCGAGAAGAAAAGCATTCATTAA
- a CDS encoding ABC transporter substrate-binding protein — protein MRKILSMLMVFVMGIALLSACGGGGGKSKDELAPLGKDEEAKIKVMFWDSNYFFQEYGNVFNFKFPNIEIEVVNMQSIYSENSTETMEERFDKFIEENKPDVLLLQGDQYEKYAQDGKLFPLDSVIEQDEFNLEGVHPAILKILREQGGGKLYGLTPEFSSAAIFYNIDLFNKHGVELPKDSMSWEEIFELAKRFPQNGDKDKRIYGLSTDTYLTVDNLIQTIGTAQDLRILNSDATDLNINTDSWKKVFQTTVDAAKSGALYVPKEEDRNYNFTSMEDMYKQNLFIMGRSAMAFKYSYEVQQIMQAKEQLKDVTPVNWGIVTAPVDPNNRNQSSYFNLGNTFAVSSNSGSTRAAWEFVKFVNSDEFAKMKSKSSNGNLLSRTEHNADKDGRSMEPFFKLEPKANTNSEYTKAPTSFFGAFSTLVKAEVDAVMADKKSVEEAVTTVQEKGREELIKAKEAAKKESPSPSASSSDSEASSSPSESAANP, from the coding sequence TTGAGAAAAATATTATCGATGTTAATGGTCTTCGTAATGGGAATCGCGCTCCTGAGCGCTTGCGGCGGAGGGGGCGGTAAAAGCAAAGACGAATTAGCTCCGCTGGGCAAAGACGAGGAAGCCAAAATCAAAGTGATGTTCTGGGATAGCAATTATTTTTTTCAGGAGTACGGAAACGTATTTAATTTTAAATTCCCGAATATCGAAATCGAAGTCGTTAATATGCAATCTATCTATAGCGAGAATTCGACGGAAACGATGGAAGAAAGATTCGATAAGTTTATTGAAGAAAATAAACCGGACGTACTATTGTTGCAAGGGGATCAGTACGAGAAGTATGCGCAGGACGGAAAGCTATTCCCGCTTGATTCGGTCATCGAACAGGATGAATTCAATCTGGAGGGCGTTCACCCGGCGATCCTTAAGATCCTGAGGGAGCAAGGGGGCGGCAAGCTGTACGGTTTGACCCCCGAGTTCTCGAGCGCAGCCATTTTCTATAATATCGATTTGTTTAACAAACACGGCGTAGAGCTTCCTAAGGACTCGATGAGTTGGGAAGAAATATTCGAGCTTGCCAAGCGGTTCCCGCAGAATGGGGATAAGGATAAGAGGATTTACGGCTTATCGACGGATACCTACTTAACGGTTGACAATCTGATCCAAACGATCGGCACGGCACAGGATCTCAGAATTCTGAACTCCGATGCGACGGATCTCAATATCAATACGGATTCTTGGAAAAAGGTATTTCAAACGACGGTAGATGCAGCGAAGTCGGGCGCGCTTTATGTTCCGAAGGAGGAAGACCGCAATTACAATTTCACTAGCATGGAAGATATGTACAAGCAGAACCTGTTCATTATGGGTAGATCCGCTATGGCTTTCAAGTATAGTTATGAGGTTCAGCAGATCATGCAAGCGAAAGAGCAACTGAAGGACGTAACTCCGGTGAATTGGGGCATCGTTACGGCGCCCGTAGACCCGAACAACCGGAACCAGAGCAGCTACTTCAACCTAGGCAATACTTTTGCCGTAAGCTCGAACTCGGGAAGTACACGCGCCGCTTGGGAATTCGTAAAATTCGTGAACAGCGACGAATTCGCCAAGATGAAGTCCAAATCCAGTAACGGCAATTTATTGAGCCGGACCGAGCACAACGCGGACAAGGACGGCCGGAGTATGGAACCGTTCTTCAAGCTTGAACCGAAGGCGAATACGAATAGCGAGTATACGAAAGCTCCTACCAGCTTCTTCGGAGCGTTTTCCACCCTAGTCAAGGCGGAAGTCGATGCCGTAATGGCGGACAAGAAGTCGGTGGAAGAAGCAGTGACGACCGTTCAAGAGAAAGGCCGAGAAGAATTAATCAAGGCGAAAGAGGCGGCCAAGAAGGAAAGTCCATCTCCTTCGGCATCGTCATCGGATTCGGAAGCGAGTTCGTCGCCTTCGGAATCTGCTGCCAATCCGTAA
- a CDS encoding NfeD family protein, translating into MEWWAIWLIVAGVLFIAEMLTLTFYLLWLGIGALIAVAAALISPDGIYIQALAGGIAALALTVFTKPLTRRFRQSRGYRDAIEELVGKQGIVVESISPGNPGIVKVGSESWSATSIELLLKDDQVRVISRGTTVLEVQKWGGSTE; encoded by the coding sequence ATGGAATGGTGGGCGATCTGGCTCATTGTTGCCGGCGTTTTGTTCATCGCGGAAATGTTGACGTTAACATTTTATTTGCTCTGGCTTGGAATCGGCGCCTTGATCGCTGTCGCTGCCGCTTTGATTTCTCCAGACGGAATCTATATTCAAGCATTAGCCGGCGGGATCGCCGCGCTTGCGTTAACCGTGTTCACCAAGCCGTTAACGCGCAGATTTCGACAATCGCGAGGGTATCGGGACGCTATCGAGGAGCTTGTCGGTAAGCAAGGAATCGTGGTGGAGTCCATCTCTCCCGGCAACCCTGGCATCGTAAAGGTAGGCAGCGAATCTTGGAGCGCGACTTCAATCGAATTATTACTTAAAGACGATCAAGTCAGAGTCATCAGTAGAGGGACAACCGTACTGGAAGTTCAAAAATGGGGAGGTTCTACGGAATGA
- a CDS encoding SPFH domain-containing protein has translation MIYVVFLVLIVIVFIVILSIKIVPQQRVGVVERLGKYNRLLTPGVNVLVPFIDNVRVYHDLRIQQANVPPQTVITKDNVQVQIDTIIFYQIVAPDQATYGISDYVYGVRNITTATLRQIIGNMELDETLSGRERISSNIRLALDEATEKWGVRIERVEVLDIKPPTDIQEAMDKQMKAERSKRAIVLEAEAAKQDLILRSEGDKQSKILKAEGEKEARIRQAEGLRQAQELEAIGQAKAIQAVAEAEKIRIELLRSAGLDEKVLAYYSFEALGEIAKGPSNKVFLPVSAVDTLGSIGAIGEVFKAKKSE, from the coding sequence ATGATTTACGTCGTGTTTCTCGTTTTAATCGTTATTGTATTTATCGTTATTTTATCGATTAAGATCGTTCCTCAGCAAAGAGTTGGCGTCGTGGAAAGACTCGGCAAATACAATCGGTTATTAACGCCGGGAGTCAACGTGCTCGTTCCGTTCATCGATAACGTCCGCGTATATCATGATCTGCGCATTCAACAGGCGAACGTTCCTCCGCAAACGGTGATTACGAAGGATAACGTTCAGGTACAGATCGATACGATCATCTTCTATCAGATCGTTGCCCCGGATCAGGCTACATACGGCATTTCGGACTATGTATACGGGGTTCGCAACATTACGACGGCTACGTTGCGTCAGATTATCGGGAATATGGAACTGGATGAGACGTTATCCGGAAGAGAAAGAATTTCGTCCAACATTCGGTTAGCTTTAGACGAGGCCACGGAAAAGTGGGGCGTACGCATCGAGCGGGTCGAGGTGCTCGACATTAAACCGCCGACGGACATTCAAGAAGCGATGGATAAGCAAATGAAAGCCGAGCGAAGCAAACGCGCGATCGTCTTGGAGGCGGAGGCGGCGAAACAAGATTTGATCTTGCGCTCCGAAGGCGACAAGCAGAGCAAGATTCTTAAAGCGGAAGGAGAGAAGGAGGCGCGGATTCGGCAAGCCGAAGGCTTGCGTCAGGCGCAGGAGCTGGAAGCGATCGGTCAAGCCAAAGCGATCCAAGCGGTAGCGGAGGCGGAGAAGATCAGAATCGAATTGCTAAGATCCGCCGGGTTGGATGAGAAGGTGCTGGCGTACTATTCGTTCGAGGCGCTGGGCGAGATCGCCAAGGGGCCGTCGAATAAGGTATTCCTTCCCGTAAGCGCCGTGGATACGCTGGGCAGTATCGGTGCGATTGGAGAAGTATTCAAAGCTAAGAAGTCGGAATAG
- a CDS encoding C40 family peptidase: MTNINQFKKLIIGAACFAVIATGIGVSGQHSAYAATQSSNAAVQESVATASATSAQKIDKVISLSKSLMGKVKYKFGVNNPSKLWFDCSSFTKYVFGKQGINLKWGSSAQSKQGVYVSKSNLKKGDLVFFSVATPGKVNHVGIYIGGGKFIQNTIGGSVNGVIISDLSKYSKRYITARRVV; this comes from the coding sequence ATGACTAACATTAACCAATTCAAAAAACTGATTATCGGCGCCGCTTGCTTCGCGGTTATCGCTACGGGCATCGGTGTTTCCGGTCAACATTCAGCATACGCGGCAACCCAATCTTCGAATGCGGCGGTCCAAGAAAGCGTAGCCACGGCAAGCGCGACTTCCGCGCAAAAGATCGACAAGGTTATATCGCTATCGAAAAGCCTGATGGGCAAAGTAAAATACAAATTCGGGGTTAACAACCCGAGCAAGCTATGGTTCGACTGCTCCTCGTTCACGAAATACGTGTTCGGGAAGCAAGGGATTAACTTGAAATGGGGCTCTAGCGCTCAAAGCAAGCAAGGCGTATATGTTTCGAAAAGCAACCTGAAAAAAGGCGATTTAGTGTTCTTCAGCGTCGCAACGCCAGGAAAAGTCAACCACGTCGGAATTTACATCGGCGGCGGCAAATTTATTCAGAACACGATAGGCGGCTCGGTAAACGGCGTTATTATCAGCGACTTGAGCAAATATTCTAAGCGTTATATTACGGCTCGCAGAGTAGTATAA
- a CDS encoding guanylate kinase, translating to MYEREERKKIIVFTGPDGSGRKSVAEAVGQTFGMEKIISFVTRLPRPGEVNGQDYHFIAHATYREMEEQGEFLESVEIDGNLYGIRSLDIENKFSHHDSVYLILNREGASILKKIYGDMVIRLFLYADRRTIEQRERSRGLAEDVIAKHLSHYDLEMSYRGSCEHAFENYDLGQTTYEITNALEQYLQRDLVDKD from the coding sequence ATGTACGAACGGGAAGAACGGAAGAAAATTATCGTATTTACGGGTCCGGATGGATCGGGACGAAAGTCGGTAGCGGAAGCGGTCGGCCAAACCTTCGGAATGGAGAAGATCATTTCCTTCGTCACCCGGCTACCCAGACCAGGGGAAGTAAACGGGCAAGATTATCATTTCATTGCTCATGCAACGTATAGGGAAATGGAGGAGCAAGGAGAATTTCTCGAAAGCGTTGAGATTGACGGTAATTTATATGGAATACGCAGCTTGGACATCGAAAATAAATTCAGCCATCATGACTCTGTTTATTTGATTCTGAATCGCGAAGGCGCAAGCATTCTGAAGAAAATTTACGGGGATATGGTGATTCGTCTATTCCTCTATGCAGATCGCAGAACAATAGAGCAACGCGAACGTTCGCGTGGTTTGGCGGAAGACGTCATTGCTAAGCATCTGAGTCATTATGATCTCGAGATGAGTTATCGCGGTTCTTGCGAGCATGCTTTCGAGAATTACGATTTGGGGCAAACCACGTACGAGATCACGAACGCGCTCGAACAGTACTTGCAACGCGATTTAGTGGATAAGGATTAG